The following proteins are encoded in a genomic region of Mycoplasma sp. NEAQ87857:
- a CDS encoding ABC transporter permease, with translation MIQLNYLFQRNLKIFLRDKKRIFFTFMSPIIVLLMFLLFAKNLYKEQLTPLFFTKNNITNEIIDQVLAKNQVWFNENKYQFFNIIFKHPELYKNIIDTNNLEIPPIFQNNQELNTFLNDHPAFKIAASDHNIFSVLYFKYREILAVEPNEFTIKQIYQQFNDGAIKKAINDSQAIIQNKYADLFLITGLVTVTTLTNSISLCSVMVSDAENKVLNDLFITPIKTSIIRVSYLIFNIIINIVICLLIFGIGLIWMAIDKTFILSFKDIMLLILSLIIGCILNSAIFTFILSFIKSSGAFSAFSAGLSAIAGFLIGAFIPLSIMPNAIRQILSILPSTQVGNLSKLIIINDISLFKQTPVSNGITLFGQSLTQEWQVLIYILVWTSVVLILNFAINLKKKRK, from the coding sequence ATGATTCAATTAAATTATTTATTCCAAAGAAATCTTAAGATTTTCTTAAGAGACAAAAAGCGTATCTTTTTTACCTTTATGTCTCCTATTATTGTCCTTTTAATGTTTTTATTATTTGCTAAAAACCTTTATAAAGAACAATTAACTCCATTATTTTTTACAAAAAATAATATTACTAATGAAATAATTGATCAAGTTTTAGCAAAAAATCAAGTTTGATTCAATGAAAATAAATATCAATTTTTCAATATTATTTTTAAACATCCTGAGCTATATAAAAACATTATTGATACAAATAACTTAGAAATACCACCAATTTTTCAAAATAACCAAGAATTAAATACTTTTTTAAATGATCATCCTGCTTTTAAAATAGCTGCTAGCGATCATAATATTTTTAGCGTTTTATATTTCAAATATAGAGAAATATTAGCTGTAGAACCAAATGAATTTACTATTAAACAAATTTATCAACAATTTAATGATGGAGCTATTAAAAAAGCAATAAATGATTCTCAAGCAATTATTCAAAATAAATATGCTGATTTATTTTTAATTACAGGATTAGTAACTGTAACTACTTTAACTAACTCAATTTCTTTATGTTCAGTTATGGTTAGTGATGCAGAAAATAAAGTGTTAAATGATTTATTTATCACACCTATTAAAACCTCAATTATTAGAGTTAGTTATCTAATTTTTAACATTATTATTAACATTGTTATTTGTTTATTAATTTTTGGTATTGGACTAATTTGAATGGCTATTGATAAAACATTTATCTTAAGCTTTAAAGACATTATGCTTCTTATTTTAAGTTTAATTATTGGATGTATTTTAAATTCTGCTATTTTTACCTTTATTTTAAGCTTCATTAAATCTAGTGGTGCATTTAGTGCATTTAGTGCTGGATTATCTGCAATTGCAGGATTTTTAATTGGTGCATTTATCCCGTTAAGTATAATGCCAAATGCTATAAGACAAATCTTAAGCATTTTACCTTCAACTCAAGTTGGTAATTTATCTAAATTAATTATTATTAATGATATTTCGCTATTTAAACAAACTCCTGTATCTAATGGAATTACTTTATTTGGTCAATCATTAACTCAAGAATGACAAGTATTAATTTACATTTTAGTATGAACTAGTGTTGTCTTAATTTTAAATTTTGCAATTAATTTAAAAAAGAAAAGAAAATAA
- a CDS encoding ABC transporter ATP-binding protein: protein MKNTLNNELAVEIKDLSKSFKDNQALNNLSFKVYKGQLFGFLGLNGAGKSTTLNIVLGLLSKDSGTIWINGENAENNTKLIRSQIGIVFQESLLDHSLTVKENLMIRASMYQENFKGQKIKDIVEAIIKEFQLEEIANRAYGKLSGGQRRRVDIARALVHKPSILFLDEPTTGLDPGSRKLVWDILYKIQKERKLTIILTTHYMEEANNCEYAIIIQKGVKLQEGTPSELKRKFATTTVKIYAPKDEFIEQKTLEFNGEFQYTEGFYLIEFIGYQQALDFFREINHKYDDFEFIKGTMDQVFLNVTKGARK from the coding sequence ATGAAAAATACATTAAATAACGAATTAGCTGTAGAAATTAAAGATTTATCTAAAAGTTTCAAAGATAATCAAGCTTTAAATAATTTAAGTTTTAAAGTTTATAAAGGTCAATTATTTGGTTTTTTAGGTTTAAATGGTGCAGGTAAATCTACTACTTTAAATATTGTTTTAGGTTTATTATCTAAAGATAGTGGAACTATTTGAATCAATGGTGAAAATGCTGAAAATAATACTAAATTAATTCGAAGTCAAATTGGAATAGTATTTCAAGAATCATTGTTAGATCATTCACTAACTGTGAAAGAAAACTTAATGATTCGTGCATCAATGTACCAAGAAAACTTTAAAGGTCAAAAAATTAAAGACATTGTTGAAGCAATTATTAAAGAGTTTCAATTAGAAGAAATTGCTAATCGTGCTTATGGAAAGCTTAGTGGTGGTCAAAGACGTAGAGTTGATATCGCTAGAGCTTTAGTTCATAAACCATCAATTTTATTCCTAGATGAACCTACTACAGGATTAGACCCCGGATCTAGAAAATTAGTTTGAGATATCTTATATAAAATTCAAAAAGAGCGTAAATTAACCATTATTCTAACAACTCACTATATGGAAGAAGCTAACAATTGTGAATATGCTATTATTATCCAAAAAGGAGTTAAACTCCAAGAAGGTACTCCTTCAGAGTTAAAAAGAAAATTTGCTACTACTACAGTTAAAATTTATGCACCCAAGGATGAATTCATTGAACAAAAAACATTAGAATTTAATGGAGAATTTCAATATACTGAAGGATTTTATTTAATTGAGTTTATTGGTTATCAACAAGCATTAGATTTCTTTAGAGAAATTAATCATAAATATGATGATTTTGAGTTTATTAAAGGAACTATGGATCAAGTATTTTTAAACGTTACTAAAGGAGCAAGAAAATAA
- the hpt gene encoding hypoxanthine phosphoribosyltransferase translates to MTEHKKVKKILFDQKFIEEKIKECANWVNETYKDSEGLILVGLLKGSIPFLAQLIKDVEVDHSLDFITASSYAGSHATSGSVKIIMDMAQDIENKDVLIIEDIIDSGITLSKIKDMLLSRKPKSFRILSLMDKPFNRKVDLQPDKYGFLVPDEFLVGFGLDYKEELRNLPFIGVFDEKYIK, encoded by the coding sequence ATGACAGAACACAAAAAAGTAAAAAAAATATTATTTGATCAAAAGTTCATTGAAGAAAAAATCAAAGAATGTGCTAATTGAGTTAATGAAACTTACAAAGATTCAGAAGGATTAATACTTGTAGGTTTATTAAAAGGTTCAATTCCTTTTTTAGCTCAATTAATTAAAGATGTAGAAGTAGATCACTCATTAGATTTTATTACTGCAAGTAGTTATGCAGGAAGCCATGCAACTAGTGGTAGTGTAAAAATTATTATGGATATGGCTCAAGATATTGAAAATAAAGATGTTTTAATTATTGAAGACATTATTGATAGTGGTATAACCTTATCTAAAATTAAAGATATGTTACTAAGTAGAAAACCAAAAAGCTTTAGAATTTTAAGTTTAATGGACAAACCTTTTAACCGTAAAGTTGATTTACAACCTGATAAATATGGTTTTTTAGTACCAGATGAATTTTTAGTAGGATTTGGTTTAGATTATAAAGAGGAATTAAGAAACCTACCATTTATAGGGGTTTTTGATGAAAAATACATTAAATAA
- a CDS encoding deoxynucleoside kinase yields the protein MLIGISGMISSGKSVLSKKLTKHYNKNALLLQEFAKEDEVFNTMLRWLYERKPNFDLTFETYILEYHLSIVNQIKKKFIKRNMNHDQDFIFIDRYAAEHYIFAAVNLEKCDPRIFQAYKLLYDTLITKDDIPEYAIFLDVDFEHFQQRLFKRGREVEIQGWENNKQYFAKLLKVYKKLFIDLANKYGIKYEIIDTNNLTEQEVFNIALEKIEQYKKTR from the coding sequence ATGTTAATTGGAATTTCAGGGATGATTAGTAGTGGCAAAAGTGTTTTATCTAAAAAACTTACAAAACACTACAATAAGAATGCACTTTTATTACAAGAATTTGCTAAAGAAGATGAAGTCTTTAACACAATGTTAAGATGACTTTATGAACGAAAACCAAACTTTGATTTAACTTTTGAAACATATATCCTTGAATATCATTTATCAATAGTTAATCAAATTAAAAAGAAATTTATTAAAAGAAATATGAATCACGATCAAGATTTTATTTTTATTGATCGTTATGCTGCAGAACACTATATTTTTGCTGCAGTTAATTTAGAAAAATGTGATCCAAGAATTTTTCAAGCATATAAATTGTTATATGATACTTTGATTACTAAAGATGATATTCCTGAGTATGCAATCTTTTTGGATGTAGATTTTGAACATTTTCAACAGCGTTTATTCAAGCGTGGTAGAGAAGTTGAAATTCAAGGATGAGAAAACAATAAACAATATTTTGCAAAATTACTCAAAGTTTATAAAAAATTATTTATTGACTTAGCTAATAAATATGGTATAAAATATGAAATTATTGATACCAATAATTTAACTGAACAAGAAGTATTTAATATAGCTTTAGAAAAAATTGAACAATACAAAAAAACGAGGTAA
- a CDS encoding deoxynucleoside kinase, with product MLIGISGMISSGKSELSKKLIKHYGKNALLLQEFSKEDEVFNTMLRWLYERKPNFDITFQTYILEYHLALVEQIRNKFIKKGLNEQSDFLFLDRFAAEHYIFASVNLDHCDQKIKEAYDLLFDKLVTKDDIPEYAIFLDVDFEHFQQRLFKRGREVEIQGWEANKKYFKKLLSVYKDVFIKIANKYQFKYEVIDTNNLTEQEVFKIALEKIEQYKASKQN from the coding sequence ATGCTTATTGGAATATCAGGAATGATTAGTAGTGGTAAAAGTGAATTATCAAAAAAACTAATTAAACACTATGGAAAAAACGCTTTATTATTACAAGAATTTTCAAAAGAAGATGAAGTGTTTAATACAATGTTAAGATGACTTTATGAAAGAAAACCTAACTTTGACATTACTTTTCAAACATACATTTTAGAATACCATTTAGCTCTTGTTGAGCAAATTAGAAATAAATTTATTAAAAAAGGCTTAAATGAACAATCTGATTTTTTATTTTTAGATCGTTTTGCTGCTGAGCACTATATTTTTGCTTCAGTTAATTTAGATCATTGTGATCAAAAAATTAAAGAAGCATATGATTTATTATTTGATAAATTAGTAACTAAGGATGATATTCCTGAGTATGCGATCTTTTTAGATGTAGATTTTGAACATTTTCAACAGCGTTTATTCAAGCGTGGTAGAGAAGTTGAAATTCAAGGATGAGAAGCAAATAAAAAATACTTTAAAAAACTTCTAAGTGTTTATAAAGATGTGTTTATTAAAATTGCTAATAAATACCAATTTAAATATGAAGTAATAGATACAAATAATTTAACTGAACAAGAAGTATTTAAAATTGCTTTAGAAAAAATTGAACAATATAAAGCTTCAAAACAAAATTAA
- a CDS encoding deoxynucleoside kinase encodes MLIGISGMVSSGKSTLSNKLFNHFKNSLLLKEFDEDKDGVFHTLLDIKFKNQGNSSINFSFEAYILENHLNCLDKLLNQFDQEKNKYIFLDRFSLEHGIFALTDFMFQKFPKRSFEAYKAMSKIMVEPRHLPELIIYLDVSFDTFKQRIFNRQRDSEVENWNLNEPYFRLLFDNYKKHFLDLLKNANINYIVIDTNDLNEDQVFEVAKEAILQFQK; translated from the coding sequence ATGTTAATTGGAATATCAGGAATGGTAAGTAGTGGAAAAAGCACCTTATCAAATAAATTATTTAATCATTTTAAAAATTCATTATTATTAAAGGAATTTGACGAAGATAAAGATGGAGTTTTTCATACTTTATTAGATATAAAATTTAAAAATCAAGGTAATTCAAGCATCAACTTTAGTTTTGAAGCTTATATTTTGGAAAACCATTTAAACTGCTTGGATAAATTGTTAAATCAATTTGACCAAGAAAAAAATAAATATATATTTTTAGATCGTTTTAGTTTAGAACATGGAATTTTTGCGTTAACTGATTTTATGTTTCAAAAGTTTCCTAAGCGTTCTTTTGAAGCTTACAAAGCAATGAGTAAAATAATGGTAGAACCTAGACACTTACCAGAATTAATTATTTATTTAGATGTATCATTTGATACTTTTAAACAAAGAATTTTCAATCGTCAAAGAGATTCAGAAGTAGAAAACTGAAACTTAAATGAACCATATTTCAGACTATTATTTGATAATTATAAAAAACACTTTTTAGACTTGCTAAAAAATGCTAATATTAACTATATAGTTATAGATACAAATGATCTTAATGAAGATCAAGTATTTGAAGTTGCAAAAGAAGCTATCTTGCAATTTCAAAAATAA
- the greA gene encoding transcription elongation factor GreA: MAKQEERDFIYLSKDTYDKYKLEYEHLVNVERPAVQAALKEARAQGDLSENAEYDAARDKQSVVEGRISELEKIIDQAIIIEQGSHDAVGIGSVVTFINVETKVTTTVKIMGTHDSNPFEGKVSNKSPLAVAMLGHEVGDIIEVEAPKKFSIEILSVKES; encoded by the coding sequence ATGGCAAAACAAGAAGAAAGAGATTTTATTTATTTATCAAAAGATACTTATGATAAATATAAATTAGAATACGAACATTTAGTAAATGTTGAACGTCCTGCTGTGCAAGCAGCTTTAAAAGAAGCTAGAGCACAAGGGGACCTTTCAGAAAACGCTGAATACGATGCAGCTAGAGATAAACAATCTGTAGTTGAAGGTCGTATTAGTGAGCTTGAAAAAATTATTGATCAAGCAATTATTATTGAACAAGGATCTCATGATGCAGTTGGTATTGGTAGTGTGGTTACATTTATCAATGTTGAAACTAAAGTAACTACTACTGTAAAAATTATGGGTACTCATGACTCTAATCCATTTGAAGGAAAAGTGTCAAACAAAAGCCCATTAGCAGTAGCGATGTTAGGTCATGAAGTAGGTGATATTATCGAGGTTGAAGCACCTAAAAAATTCTCAATCGAAATACTTAGTGTTAAAGAATCATAA
- a CDS encoding BC85_0335 family putative methyltransferase has translation MEQFIINIYAEAQKASALSSTTRTWLIVSAIVVFVIAISFYIGVVIWSKKLRKKMNLQAQKEAMIQIENIRNDVGVLPLEIQDYLKAKDNLYDIEGAINTVYRNNYQNVLVLAKDHLFSFASISSKTKNPIFYDINDLDYQTFSKIQLEFASEFSNVVKAYQDQELDLVIAYSCNMLPSEIYDKYFPKLINNGMMIIKYDKKHKKDFNALAMNLQAANLDYEFNYFGTKFLFIAKRTKTEVANNQNNK, from the coding sequence ATGGAACAATTTATTATTAATATTTATGCAGAAGCTCAAAAAGCAAGTGCATTAAGTTCAACCACTAGAACCTGATTAATTGTCTCTGCTATAGTTGTATTTGTTATAGCAATATCATTTTATATTGGAGTAGTTATTTGAAGTAAAAAACTTAGAAAGAAAATGAACCTCCAAGCTCAAAAAGAAGCAATGATACAAATTGAAAACATTCGAAATGATGTAGGTGTTTTACCATTAGAAATTCAAGATTATCTTAAAGCTAAAGATAATTTATATGATATCGAAGGTGCGATTAACACTGTTTATCGAAATAATTATCAAAATGTTTTAGTTTTAGCAAAAGATCATTTATTTTCTTTTGCTAGCATTTCATCTAAAACAAAAAATCCAATTTTTTACGATATTAATGATTTAGATTATCAAACTTTTAGTAAAATACAATTAGAATTTGCTTCTGAATTTTCTAATGTGGTTAAAGCTTACCAAGATCAAGAGTTAGATCTAGTAATAGCATATAGTTGCAATATGCTACCAAGTGAAATTTATGATAAATACTTTCCAAAGTTAATTAACAATGGAATGATGATCATTAAATATGATAAAAAGCATAAAAAAGATTTTAATGCTTTAGCAATGAATTTACAAGCAGCTAATTTAGATTATGAATTTAATTATTTTGGAACTAAATTCTTATTTATTGCTAAACGCACAAAAACAGAAGTTGCTAATAATCAAAACAACAAATAA
- the ruvX gene encoding Holliday junction resolvase RuvX encodes MRKLGLDLGTKTCGFAITDESEIIASALENYRIEENDFDAVIKRVKFYLDQYPNKIDGIVLGHPVRVNGTKSERTVMVEDFKLMLEANFNLPVLLVNEQFTSKKAHQVMIDAGLTRKKRKQHKDKLAALIILQEYLEYYKNRWN; translated from the coding sequence ATGCGAAAATTAGGTTTAGATTTAGGTACCAAAACTTGTGGTTTTGCAATTACTGATGAAAGCGAAATCATTGCTAGTGCTTTAGAAAACTATAGAATTGAAGAAAATGATTTTGATGCAGTAATTAAAAGAGTTAAATTTTATTTAGATCAATACCCTAATAAAATTGATGGAATAGTTTTAGGTCATCCAGTTAGAGTTAACGGTACTAAAAGTGAGCGTACTGTGATGGTTGAAGATTTTAAACTAATGCTTGAAGCAAACTTTAATCTTCCGGTTTTACTAGTAAATGAACAATTTACTAGTAAAAAAGCTCATCAAGTAATGATTGATGCTGGTTTAACTAGAAAAAAACGAAAACAACATAAGGATAAATTAGCTGCTTTAATTATTCTTCAAGAATATTTAGAATACTATAAAAATAGGTGAAATTAA